In Anaerolineales bacterium, one DNA window encodes the following:
- a CDS encoding cytochrome c3 family protein, giving the protein MSSWLNRIVIALIFALVFAGVTLMVADAQEGVNPPVREPAGQNDDACAECHTDFQTQWMSGPHGQSGTSSAFLMDWEKQGKPGACLVCHATGFDPATATWEADGVSCSACHVDEGGDHPKTTITTDDSPELCGRCHSDTRFGWGEWEGSTHYARGMECTTCHDAHSASLKFTVARDGNGFQDASQLCISCHREASMEFPYTKHHQQGVSCINCHVDHLQQAEYQPHTVPDHSFKASLNSCNTCHSEQMHASAEAASTGETSVVANADVPVNVLVATAVTPEPTPVSPMGYAGLAGLLGLAGGIVLAPWLEKFYRREVKRQHTEEDENE; this is encoded by the coding sequence ATGTCCTCTTGGTTGAATCGAATTGTAATTGCCCTGATCTTTGCCCTGGTGTTTGCGGGGGTGACTTTGATGGTGGCGGATGCGCAGGAAGGGGTGAACCCGCCGGTTCGGGAACCCGCCGGTCAAAATGATGATGCCTGCGCCGAATGCCATACCGATTTTCAGACACAATGGATGAGCGGCCCCCATGGTCAATCCGGCACAAGCTCGGCATTTCTCATGGATTGGGAGAAGCAGGGAAAGCCCGGTGCGTGTCTCGTCTGCCATGCAACTGGGTTTGACCCTGCGACCGCTACATGGGAGGCGGATGGCGTCAGTTGTTCCGCGTGCCATGTGGACGAAGGCGGTGATCACCCAAAAACAACGATTACGACAGATGACAGCCCGGAATTATGCGGCCGCTGCCACAGCGACACCCGCTTTGGATGGGGAGAATGGGAGGGCAGCACGCACTATGCCCGCGGGATGGAATGCACCACCTGCCATGATGCCCACAGCGCATCCTTGAAATTTACAGTGGCGCGTGACGGCAACGGGTTTCAGGATGCCTCCCAATTGTGCATTTCCTGCCATCGGGAAGCGAGCATGGAATTCCCATATACAAAGCACCATCAGCAGGGTGTTTCCTGCATCAACTGCCACGTGGATCATCTGCAGCAGGCGGAATACCAGCCGCATACCGTTCCCGATCATTCCTTCAAGGCGAGTTTGAACTCATGCAACACCTGTCATTCCGAACAGATGCACGCCTCGGCAGAAGCGGCCAGCACGGGTGAGACGAGTGTTGTTGCCAACGCGGATGTTCCAGTAAATGTTCTAGTGGCAACCGCAGTGACTCCCGAGCCGACCCCTGTCAGCCCGATGGGATATGCCGGGCTTGCCGGACTTTTAGGCCTGGCGGGCGGGATTGTGCTTGCACCCTGGCTGGAAAAGTTCTATCGCCGCGAAGTAAAACGTCAGCATACCGAGGAGGATGAAAATGAGTAA
- a CDS encoding 4Fe-4S dicluster domain-containing protein, with product MSNQTVSRRDFIKLAAVGAAVAAGTRAITQVEASEGAKGEHQWAMIIDQSNCIGCNHCTLACQARNNVNPDIEWNKVLEAGEVDGKMTYLPRPCMHCEKAPCVEVCMVGASYYRDDGIVMMDYDKCIGCRYCQIACPYEARTFNWENFDGDNPAVPEWGTPEVERRPRGVPEKCSFCYQRIDRGLSLGLTPGEDPAATPACCVACPTGARTFGDLNDPNSQVSQLLKKYPSYRLRENLGTGCRVYYLPVGVVPVRDVTLEG from the coding sequence ATGAGTAACCAGACTGTCAGCCGCCGAGACTTTATCAAACTCGCCGCAGTCGGCGCTGCCGTTGCCGCAGGGACGCGTGCCATCACCCAGGTGGAAGCCTCTGAAGGCGCGAAGGGGGAACATCAATGGGCAATGATCATTGACCAGTCCAACTGTATCGGCTGCAACCATTGCACGCTTGCCTGCCAGGCTCGCAATAATGTCAACCCTGACATCGAGTGGAACAAGGTGTTGGAAGCCGGGGAAGTGGACGGCAAGATGACCTACCTGCCGCGTCCCTGTATGCACTGCGAAAAAGCCCCCTGTGTGGAGGTCTGCATGGTCGGCGCATCCTATTACCGTGATGACGGAATCGTGATGATGGACTATGACAAGTGCATCGGCTGCCGATACTGCCAGATCGCCTGCCCGTATGAGGCGCGAACCTTCAATTGGGAAAACTTCGATGGCGACAACCCCGCTGTGCCGGAATGGGGTACCCCGGAAGTGGAACGCCGCCCACGTGGTGTGCCGGAGAAATGCTCCTTCTGCTACCAGCGCATCGATCGCGGCCTCTCGCTTGGTCTTACCCCCGGTGAGGACCCTGCCGCCACCCCGGCCTGTTGTGTGGCCTGTCCAACCGGCGCCCGCACCTTTGGCGACCTGAACGACCCGAACTCACAAGTCAGCCAGTTGTTGAAGAAATATCCATCCTACCGCCTGCGCGAGAACCTGGGCACGGGCTGTCGTGTATACTACCTGCCCGTCGGCGTGGTGCCTGTCCGCGATGTAACCTTGGAGGGTTGA
- the nrfD gene encoding polysulfide reductase NrfD, which produces MKTIIQTIIKTVRTPWGLWLAFLAVILFGALIGGLTVFWKGLSITNLTDRVPWGLWITIDLSAIAVSAGAFSLCAGVYLFGLKRYAPIARTATFVGLIGYTMAMLALILDIGRPDRFWKALVYWNTHSLLWEVTMCIMLYLTVLVLETMPIFASFEWLKKRFPKLTEKMEHVHNYAPFLAIVGLGLSSLHQSSLGAVYGVIKARPIWYKPEMAVLFMFSAIVGGIALTLLASMLSARLTPKAKINDGLIERVAQFLGYLMIGYLYFRFWDWLAQTYTYEPGRTEAFELLTKGTLSFNFWFGEMIVGTLLPTFLLLYRPTRLSPFWRMLGLAMIVGGVVAFRFNTNIVGLLAVISYLPGQATVSYASYTPSLVEWVTGMGIIAYGLLAFSLGVKYLRVVDHRITSEVHETVSVQATDTVRI; this is translated from the coding sequence ATGAAAACCATCATCCAAACCATTATCAAGACCGTCCGCACTCCCTGGGGCTTGTGGCTTGCCTTTCTCGCCGTGATCCTGTTCGGCGCACTCATTGGAGGTCTCACCGTGTTCTGGAAGGGGCTCTCGATCACGAATCTGACAGACCGTGTCCCCTGGGGCTTGTGGATCACGATTGACCTCTCTGCCATTGCGGTCAGCGCGGGTGCGTTCAGTCTGTGCGCGGGCGTGTACCTCTTCGGTCTCAAACGCTATGCGCCCATTGCCCGCACCGCCACCTTTGTCGGTCTCATTGGCTACACCATGGCGATGCTGGCCTTGATCCTCGACATCGGCCGCCCGGACCGCTTCTGGAAGGCGCTGGTGTACTGGAACACCCATTCCCTGCTTTGGGAAGTGACCATGTGCATCATGCTCTACCTGACTGTCCTCGTCCTCGAAACCATGCCCATCTTCGCCTCCTTCGAGTGGTTGAAAAAACGCTTCCCAAAATTGACGGAGAAGATGGAACACGTCCATAACTATGCGCCCTTCCTTGCCATTGTCGGTCTGGGGCTCTCCAGTCTGCACCAATCCTCCCTGGGTGCGGTCTACGGCGTCATCAAGGCGCGCCCGATCTGGTACAAGCCCGAAATGGCGGTGCTCTTCATGTTCTCTGCCATCGTGGGTGGCATTGCCCTCACCCTGCTGGCGTCGATGCTCTCGGCACGGCTAACTCCCAAGGCGAAGATCAACGACGGGTTGATCGAGCGCGTGGCGCAATTCCTCGGCTACCTGATGATCGGCTACCTTTACTTCCGCTTCTGGGACTGGCTTGCCCAGACCTACACCTACGAGCCCGGCAGAACGGAAGCTTTTGAACTGCTCACCAAGGGGACTCTCTCCTTCAATTTCTGGTTCGGCGAGATGATCGTCGGCACGCTTCTTCCGACCTTCCTCCTGCTCTATCGGCCCACGCGGCTATCCCCCTTCTGGCGCATGCTTGGGCTGGCGATGATCGTCGGTGGTGTGGTCGCCTTCCGCTTCAACACGAACATTGTCGGCCTGCTGGCGGTCATCTCCTACCTGCCCGGTCAGGCGACGGTCTCCTATGCCAGTTACACCCCGTCCCTAGTGGAATGGGTGACCGGCATGGGCATCATTGCCTACGGTCTGCTGGCATTCTCGCTCGGCGTGAAATACCTGCGTGTGGTCGACCATCGCATTACTAGCGAGGTGCATGAGACTGTGTCTGTACAGGCAACCGATACAGTGCGTATTTGA
- a CDS encoding NapC/NirT family cytochrome c has translation MKFRERLRRFFFPAPDSPRWILLLPYITLIVAGFAILFGGIHTWEYTNSNQFCGAVCHTMPPQSVVFQESPHSNVTCEECHIGRASFFDQAMRKTQGIKESYYQIFNLYEFPIRAKVLRPSVETCEKCHRPETFSDDSLRLIHRFGDDRLNTASTTYIIMKTGGGDARTGEARGIHWHIANKVMYYSSDELNQDIPYVRVYNDDGTYTEYTDVESGFDPAGLDENQLKPMDCITCHNRVTHEFMFPADAVDLSMSRGLIDPSIPLIHVKAVTALSAAYATHEDAVKAIASIEDDYSRNLFDYYSQNGQKIQQAVKEIQAIYDRTVFHDQKIDPTTHPNHLGHMNEPGCFRCHGGTHLNAEKEAIRLECNLCHSIPIVAGSQDFLINIEISRGPEPESHFNPNWINLHNQALGPSCSNCHGVSDPGGTSNTSFCSNSACHGNVYTFAGFDAPALREILKAQLPPPEPALEVPTLSDDPTFDNYIGVLFAISCTGCHTEGDSAPEGLDLSSYEASMQGGDNGAVILPGNADDSLLIQVQSDDHFNTFTSEELEIVKQWINLGAPR, from the coding sequence ATGAAATTTCGAGAACGATTGAGAAGGTTTTTCTTCCCCGCGCCGGATTCCCCGCGCTGGATTCTTCTGCTGCCATACATCACCTTGATCGTTGCTGGGTTTGCCATCCTGTTTGGCGGGATTCATACATGGGAATACACCAACTCGAACCAGTTCTGCGGCGCGGTCTGCCATACCATGCCCCCGCAAAGCGTGGTGTTCCAGGAATCGCCTCATTCCAACGTCACCTGCGAGGAATGCCATATCGGGCGCGCTTCATTCTTCGATCAGGCAATGCGAAAGACGCAGGGCATCAAGGAATCCTACTATCAGATATTCAATCTGTATGAATTTCCGATCCGCGCCAAGGTGTTGCGCCCATCCGTGGAAACCTGCGAAAAATGCCACCGCCCCGAAACCTTTTCGGATGACAGCCTGCGCCTGATCCATCGCTTTGGAGACGACCGCCTGAATACCGCCTCCACCACCTACATCATCATGAAGACAGGCGGGGGCGATGCCCGCACCGGGGAAGCGCGCGGCATCCACTGGCACATCGCAAATAAAGTCATGTACTATTCCAGCGACGAACTCAACCAGGATATCCCTTATGTGCGCGTTTATAACGACGATGGCACATATACGGAATACACCGACGTCGAATCGGGTTTTGATCCCGCCGGCCTGGACGAAAACCAGCTCAAACCAATGGACTGCATTACCTGTCATAACCGTGTGACCCATGAGTTCATGTTCCCGGCTGATGCCGTTGACCTGTCGATGTCGCGCGGTCTGATCGACCCATCCATCCCCTTAATTCACGTAAAGGCTGTGACGGCTCTCAGCGCAGCCTACGCAACGCATGAGGATGCAGTGAAGGCCATAGCGTCCATCGAAGATGACTATAGCAGGAACCTGTTCGATTACTACAGCCAGAACGGCCAAAAGATACAACAGGCCGTGAAAGAGATCCAGGCCATCTATGACCGCACCGTATTCCACGACCAAAAAATAGACCCGACGACCCATCCCAACCACCTTGGTCATATGAATGAGCCGGGGTGTTTCCGCTGTCATGGCGGCACGCATCTCAACGCGGAGAAGGAAGCGATCCGCCTTGAATGCAACCTGTGCCACTCCATCCCGATTGTGGCTGGTTCGCAGGATTTTCTGATCAACATCGAGATCAGCCGCGGACCCGAACCAGAGTCCCATTTCAACCCAAATTGGATCAACCTCCACAACCAGGCGCTTGGTCCCTCATGCTCCAACTGTCATGGCGTAAGCGACCCCGGCGGAACGAGCAACACATCCTTCTGCTCGAACAGCGCCTGTCATGGGAATGTGTACACCTTTGCCGGATTTGACGCCCCGGCCCTGCGCGAGATATTGAAAGCGCAGCTCCCCCCGCCCGAGCCTGCCCTTGAAGTCCCAACCCTGAGCGACGACCCGACATTTGACAACTATATCGGTGTGCTCTTTGCAATCAGCTGTACGGGGTGTCACACGGAAGGGGACAGCGCCCCGGAAGGCTTGGACCTTTCGTCGTATGAGGCATCCATGCAAGGCGGGGACAACGGCGCGGTGATTCTGCCCGGCAATGCCGATGACAGCCTGCTGATACAGGTTCAATCCGATGACCACTTTAACACGTTCACCTCGGAGGAATTGGAGATCGTCAAACAGTGGATCAATCTGGGTGCACCCAGATAA
- a CDS encoding cytochrome b/b6 domain-containing protein: MNKVTQAYLRFPLVRRIEHWLMMLSFTILGTTGLPQRFPDAALSRAILNGMGGIETLREIHHIAAIVMMLGTAWHILVMGYSVFVLRDQMSMLPTLQDARDGIQALLYNIGFVKTYPQMGRYTFEEKMEYWAFVWGAIIMGLTGFIMWNPITATTFLPGEFVPAAKAAHGGEAVLAVLAIIIWHMYGVHIKRFNKAMFNGKMTEEEMLHEHPLELADIKAGITDRRPDAATLRKRQMIYYPIAAALTLGMLAGIYGFVNAEVTSVTTVQPITESAPQESGTTP, from the coding sequence ATGAACAAAGTAACCCAAGCCTACCTGCGCTTCCCGCTTGTGCGCCGCATCGAACACTGGCTGATGATGCTCTCCTTCACCATCCTCGGCACCACAGGGCTCCCGCAGCGATTTCCGGATGCCGCTCTCTCCCGCGCCATCCTCAACGGAATGGGCGGTATTGAAACCCTGCGCGAGATCCACCACATTGCCGCCATCGTGATGATGCTCGGCACCGCCTGGCATATCCTCGTCATGGGCTACAGCGTTTTCGTCTTGCGCGACCAGATGTCCATGCTGCCCACGTTGCAGGACGCCAGGGACGGTATTCAAGCCCTGCTCTACAATATCGGCTTTGTAAAGACCTACCCGCAAATGGGCCGCTACACCTTCGAAGAAAAGATGGAATACTGGGCATTCGTCTGGGGGGCCATTATCATGGGGCTCACAGGCTTCATCATGTGGAATCCCATTACTGCGACGACCTTCCTGCCCGGCGAATTCGTCCCTGCCGCAAAAGCCGCGCATGGCGGTGAGGCCGTGCTGGCTGTGCTTGCCATCATCATCTGGCACATGTATGGCGTGCACATCAAACGCTTCAACAAAGCCATGTTCAACGGCAAAATGACCGAAGAGGAAATGCTTCATGAACACCCTCTTGAACTGGCGGATATCAAAGCCGGTATCACGGACCGACGTCCCGACGCTGCGACCCTGCGCAAACGGCAGATGATCTACTATCCCATCGCCGCAGCCCTGACCCTGGGCATGCTGGCTGGAATCTACGGCTTTGTCAACGCTGAAGTAACCTCCGTGACCACGGTTCAGCCTATTACAGAATCCGCTCCGCAGGAATCTGGAACCACACCATAG
- a CDS encoding ammonia-forming cytochrome c nitrite reductase subunit c552 codes for MPQRTLPRLPRTSTLRLRPRQAFILILGFGLFAFALTSLTTPAQAAPVHQDDKPSNDFCLACHQQQDITKKLGTELLAVTINPIQFGRSVHAQENINCVDCHTDISDYPHPSVRENNIRAYSLALADTCKECHEDKYERIQDSVHQIAFDAGNQNAPICADCHNPHTQPRLIGQESGQLTIAARRLVPETCAECHLEKYEQYKESVHGKALTEEGNVDVPTCTDCHGVHDIHDPTTASFHNSTPGLCAQCHANAEIMDKYGISTNVINSYVADFHGTTVKLFEEQFPDQPTNKAVCTDCHGVHDIVKTSDPAAGIAMQENLLVQCQRCHPGASANFPAAWMSHYEPSPEHYPIVYYVNLFYKFFIPTVLGGMIFFVLTDIYRRIVNRMKGKKPA; via the coding sequence ATGCCCCAAAGGACACTGCCTCGCCTGCCCCGCACCTCGACCCTTCGGCTTCGCCCAAGGCAGGCCTTCATCCTGATCCTCGGATTTGGGCTTTTCGCCTTCGCCCTGACATCTCTCACAACGCCCGCCCAGGCCGCGCCCGTCCATCAGGACGACAAACCCTCCAATGATTTTTGTCTGGCCTGCCACCAACAGCAGGATATCACCAAAAAACTCGGGACAGAATTACTGGCCGTTACCATCAACCCCATCCAATTTGGGCGGTCCGTTCACGCGCAGGAAAACATCAACTGTGTGGACTGTCACACCGACATCAGCGACTATCCCCACCCATCCGTAAGGGAAAACAACATCCGTGCCTATTCACTGGCGCTCGCCGACACCTGCAAGGAATGTCACGAAGACAAATACGAAAGAATACAGGACAGCGTGCATCAGATCGCCTTCGATGCAGGCAACCAAAATGCCCCCATCTGCGCGGACTGTCATAACCCGCATACACAACCCCGCCTGATCGGGCAGGAAAGCGGACAACTAACCATCGCCGCCCGCAGGCTTGTCCCTGAAACCTGCGCCGAATGCCACTTGGAAAAGTATGAGCAGTACAAGGAAAGCGTCCACGGCAAAGCGCTGACCGAGGAAGGCAACGTGGACGTCCCCACCTGCACCGACTGTCATGGCGTGCATGATATCCATGATCCCACCACAGCCTCCTTCCATAACAGCACGCCCGGTCTATGCGCCCAGTGCCATGCAAACGCCGAGATCATGGATAAATACGGCATTTCCACAAACGTGATCAACTCTTATGTCGCAGATTTCCACGGCACGACGGTAAAGCTCTTCGAGGAACAATTCCCCGACCAGCCCACCAACAAAGCCGTCTGCACCGACTGTCACGGCGTGCATGACATCGTAAAAACAAGCGACCCCGCAGCGGGCATCGCCATGCAGGAGAACCTGCTCGTTCAATGCCAGCGCTGTCACCCCGGCGCCTCTGCAAACTTCCCCGCCGCATGGATGAGCCACTACGAGCCCAGTCCTGAACATTACCCCATCGTCTATTATGTCAACCTCTTCTATAAGTTCTTCATCCCCACCGTTCTGGGCGGCATGATCTTTTTTGTCCTGACCGATATTTACAGGCGCATCGTCAACCGCATGAAAGGAAAGAAACCCGCATGA
- a CDS encoding collagen-like protein codes for MNLKKMLVLVGVLIIAAVVVTACGTPGPVGPAGPVGPAGPVGEPMSIADLTCTECHNDTALITRHKANWETSVHGTGEGLAYAGERQACAGCHDGAAFSEMIAAGLNFSQVESGNTAPTHQDCRTCHQIHTTYTGEDWALETNDPVTLVTSGATFDGGAGNLCANCHQARRYLGSFVDANDATKYAATVRFNTHYSVQVDVLMGLGDFGVEGKPGAHYSMVENTCVGCHMGENQVHTFEAQISSCQSCHDGAENFDVGGYLTEFNAKYEELEAALRAKGMIDAEGATVPGSYDAGPAQALFFYNLVHEDGSNGIHNPNYFNALMEMALEALK; via the coding sequence ATGAATCTTAAGAAAATGCTTGTTTTAGTAGGCGTCTTGATCATCGCTGCGGTTGTTGTTACAGCCTGTGGCACACCCGGTCCTGTCGGTCCCGCCGGTCCTGTCGGTCCCGCCGGTCCTGTCGGCGAACCAATGAGCATCGCTGACCTGACCTGTACCGAATGCCACAACGACACAGCCCTTATCACGCGGCATAAAGCCAATTGGGAAACATCCGTCCACGGCACCGGTGAAGGGCTCGCCTATGCAGGCGAACGGCAAGCTTGCGCGGGCTGTCACGATGGCGCCGCTTTCAGCGAAATGATCGCAGCCGGCTTGAACTTCAGCCAGGTCGAGTCGGGCAATACTGCTCCGACCCACCAGGACTGCCGTACCTGCCATCAAATCCATACCACCTACACCGGCGAAGACTGGGCGCTCGAGACCAATGATCCTGTGACCTTGGTCACCAGCGGCGCGACCTTCGATGGCGGCGCGGGCAACCTGTGCGCCAACTGCCACCAAGCCCGTCGTTACCTGGGCAGCTTCGTGGATGCGAACGATGCCACCAAGTATGCAGCCACCGTCCGTTTCAACACCCACTACAGCGTTCAGGTTGATGTGCTGATGGGCCTTGGCGACTTCGGCGTGGAAGGCAAACCCGGCGCGCACTACTCCATGGTGGAGAACACCTGCGTGGGCTGCCACATGGGAGAGAATCAGGTCCACACCTTTGAAGCCCAGATCTCATCCTGCCAGTCCTGCCATGACGGCGCAGAAAACTTCGACGTTGGCGGCTACCTGACCGAATTCAACGCGAAATACGAGGAACTGGAAGCGGCTCTGCGCGCAAAAGGCATGATTGACGCAGAAGGAGCCACAGTTCCCGGCAGCTATGACGCAGGTCCCGCCCAGGCACTCTTCTTCTACAACCTGGTTCATGAAGATGGCAGCAATGGCATCCACAACCCGAACTACTTCAACGCCCTGATGGAAATGGCTCTCGAAGCACTGAAATAA
- a CDS encoding zinc ribbon domain-containing protein, with protein MPTYDFLCNACEKRFDVFMTFSEYGNKPIHCASCGSSQVRRRMTKVRIAKSEESRLESVAGDFSGFEGIKDDPKALGQMMRKMSGEMGEDLPAEFDEVVDRLEAGQSPEEIESVLPDLGLDSSSDV; from the coding sequence ATGCCCACCTATGACTTCCTTTGCAACGCCTGCGAAAAGCGCTTTGACGTGTTCATGACCTTCAGTGAATACGGCAACAAGCCCATCCATTGCGCATCCTGTGGGAGCAGCCAAGTCCGCCGCCGTATGACGAAAGTCCGCATCGCGAAAAGCGAAGAGAGCCGCCTCGAGTCCGTTGCAGGGGATTTCTCCGGCTTCGAGGGTATCAAGGATGACCCCAAAGCCCTCGGACAGATGATGCGGAAAATGAGCGGGGAAATGGGCGAAGACCTGCCGGCCGAATTTGACGAAGTGGTGGACAGGCTGGAAGCGGGTCAAAGCCCCGAAGAGATCGAATCCGTCCTGCCTGATCTGGGCCTGGACAGCTCATCTGATGTCTAA
- a CDS encoding guanylate kinase, with protein MSTEFDLRKPNPLLIVISGPSGVGKDSIVQRMIERGFPFHFVVTATTRERRENETHGRDYWFVSKDEFARMIEQNELIEYAIVYGDYKGIPKAQVREALASGKDVVMRLDVQGAESVRKLAPEALLIFITCESEDELERRLRERKTETADSLSLRIATARKELQRLDAFDYVIVNQDFHLDDTVDKVRAIISAEHLRVHHRKVTL; from the coding sequence ATGTCCACTGAATTCGATCTCCGCAAGCCCAACCCATTATTGATCGTCATCTCGGGCCCGTCCGGGGTTGGGAAGGATTCCATCGTGCAGCGCATGATCGAGCGCGGGTTCCCATTCCATTTTGTCGTCACCGCCACCACGCGCGAAAGACGCGAAAACGAAACGCATGGCAGGGATTATTGGTTTGTGTCAAAAGATGAATTTGCGCGCATGATCGAGCAGAATGAATTGATCGAATATGCGATCGTGTACGGCGATTACAAGGGTATTCCGAAGGCGCAGGTGCGCGAGGCGCTTGCCAGCGGCAAGGACGTGGTCATGCGGCTCGATGTGCAGGGTGCTGAAAGTGTGCGTAAACTTGCGCCCGAGGCTTTGTTGATCTTCATCACCTGTGAAAGCGAGGATGAGTTGGAACGCCGCCTGCGCGAACGCAAAACCGAAACCGCCGATTCCCTTTCCCTGCGCATTGCCACCGCGCGTAAGGAATTGCAGCGCCTCGACGCCTTTGACTATGTGATCGTCAACCAGGATTTTCATTTGGATGATACGGTGGACAAGGTGCGCGCCATTATTTCCGCCGAACATTTACGCGTGCATCATCGCAAGGTGACTTTATGA
- a CDS encoding rhomboid family intramembrane serine protease: MSNYPSGRESPAPPSTLEPAAPAQTVRVALPSLPPTVTYVLIGFTVFVYLLQMLSVALWGHAAYQIDWLEIYGARINSAIRVGELWRFITPVFLHGSLPHIFFNMYALLAIGGFLERQLGHGRFALLYFLGAFSGNVFSFLFTGENGYSVGASTAVFGLIGAQAVFFYQNRELFGGQARQAIGNTVFIIAINLFIGLSPGIDNWGHVGGLLGGAMFAWFASVRWMVIGIPPDMTLSDQREPREIFTGAGIVFLTFGLLAAWGMFYK, encoded by the coding sequence ATGAGCAATTATCCATCGGGACGGGAATCGCCCGCGCCTCCCTCCACGCTTGAGCCTGCCGCTCCCGCCCAGACAGTGCGCGTCGCCCTGCCCTCCCTGCCTCCCACTGTGACGTACGTGCTGATCGGTTTCACGGTGTTCGTTTATCTGCTGCAGATGCTGAGCGTGGCGCTGTGGGGCCATGCTGCCTATCAGATCGACTGGCTCGAAATTTACGGTGCGCGGATCAACAGCGCCATCCGTGTGGGGGAGTTGTGGCGGTTTATTACTCCCGTTTTCCTGCACGGCTCCCTGCCGCATATTTTTTTCAACATGTATGCGCTGCTGGCGATCGGCGGTTTTCTGGAACGCCAGCTTGGGCACGGCAGGTTTGCATTGCTGTATTTTCTCGGTGCATTTTCGGGGAATGTATTTTCCTTTCTCTTTACGGGGGAGAACGGATATTCCGTCGGCGCATCCACTGCGGTATTCGGCCTGATCGGGGCGCAGGCGGTTTTCTTTTACCAGAACCGCGAGTTGTTTGGCGGGCAGGCGCGTCAGGCGATCGGCAACACGGTCTTTATCATTGCCATCAACCTGTTCATCGGTTTGTCGCCCGGCATTGACAATTGGGGCCATGTGGGCGGTCTGCTGGGTGGGGCAATGTTCGCCTGGTTTGCCAGTGTTCGCTGGATGGTGATCGGCATTCCACCTGACATGACGTTGTCTGATCAGCGCGAGCCGCGTGAGATATTCACCGGCGCTGGGATCGTGTTTCTTACCTTCGGTCTGCTTGCCGCGTGGGGAATGTTTTACAAATAA
- a CDS encoding ABC transporter permease: MANTDTNIAQLLDAERLPLQSTSLWQITWHRLFRRRSAIVGMMILGILVFIALSAQWLAPYGYQDVLIGLEDVKAREKPCIHLLGCPEDKPQHFAGIDGNVRDQYSRLLYGARLSLMVGFSTVTFAIIIGTTLGALAGYFGGWWDNIIMRIMDVLLAFPSLILAIAIVTVLGPGLINALLAIGIVSIPAYARVMRASVLTVREMEYISATRALGGSNMQILFRRILPNALTPLIVQGTLGIASAILDAAALSFLGLGAQPPTPEWGSMLGAERNQVFTAPHLVFYPGFMIMITVLSFNLIGDGLRDALDPRLAHAS, translated from the coding sequence ATGGCAAACACTGATACAAATATTGCACAACTACTCGACGCGGAACGATTACCTCTGCAATCCACAAGCCTATGGCAGATCACTTGGCACCGCTTATTCCGCCGCCGTTCCGCCATTGTAGGCATGATGATACTCGGCATTTTAGTGTTCATTGCCCTTTCGGCACAATGGCTTGCGCCATATGGATATCAGGATGTGTTGATTGGTCTTGAGGATGTCAAGGCAAGGGAAAAGCCCTGTATCCATCTTCTGGGATGTCCAGAGGATAAACCCCAGCACTTTGCCGGCATTGATGGAAACGTACGCGATCAGTACAGCCGCCTGTTGTATGGCGCGCGCTTGAGTCTGATGGTGGGGTTTTCCACGGTCACCTTTGCAATCATTATTGGGACAACCCTGGGGGCGCTGGCTGGTTACTTCGGCGGCTGGTGGGACAACATCATCATGCGCATCATGGACGTCCTGCTCGCGTTTCCATCCCTGATCCTTGCCATTGCCATTGTTACGGTTCTCGGTCCGGGGCTGATCAATGCCCTGCTCGCAATTGGCATCGTCTCCATCCCGGCCTATGCCCGTGTGATGCGCGCCTCGGTCCTGACGGTGCGTGAAATGGAATACATTTCAGCGACGCGCGCCCTGGGCGGGAGCAATATGCAGATCCTCTTCCGGCGTATTCTGCCGAATGCGCTGACCCCGTTGATCGTTCAAGGGACGCTTGGAATCGCATCCGCTATCTTGGACGCGGCAGCGCTTTCCTTCCTTGGCCTTGGCGCACAACCTCCCACACCTGAATGGGGTTCCATGCTTGGCGCGGAACGCAACCAGGTATTCACCGCCCCCCATCTTGTGTTCTACCCCGGATTTATGATCATGATCACGGTGCTTTCCTTTAATCTGATCGGTGATGGTTTGCGCGATGCCCTGGACCCAAGACTGGCGCATGCAAGTTAA